A section of the Methanoculleus horonobensis genome encodes:
- the sugE gene encoding quaternary ammonium compound efflux SMR transporter SugE codes for MQSTAWITLFFAGLLEAGWALGLKYTEGFTKVGPSVATIILMVGSFYLLSRSLSGLPIGTAYAVWTGIGAVGTAIAGIMIFGESRSVARLLCLFLIVAGIVGLKFCSDA; via the coding sequence ATGCAGAGTACCGCCTGGATAACCCTTTTCTTTGCCGGGCTCCTGGAGGCCGGCTGGGCGCTCGGCCTCAAGTATACCGAAGGGTTCACGAAGGTTGGGCCGTCGGTGGCGACCATCATCCTGATGGTCGGAAGTTTCTACCTCCTCTCGCGGTCGCTCTCCGGCCTTCCGATCGGGACAGCCTATGCCGTCTGGACGGGCATCGGGGCGGTCGGAACGGCCATCGCCGGGATCATGATCTTCGGCGAGTCGAGGAGTGTCGCCCGCCTCCTCTGCCTCTTCCTGATCGTGGCAGGGATCGTGGGACTGAAGTTCTGCTCGGATGCGTGA
- a CDS encoding ferredoxin has protein sequence MKITIDRPGCISCESCWTLCPDVFEQDPNDDLSSVTEQYRVNGNPAEGEVPDDLTDCTVEAADSCPVTVIVVEE, from the coding sequence GTGAAAATAACCATCGACAGACCGGGATGCATCAGCTGCGAGTCGTGCTGGACGCTCTGTCCGGACGTCTTCGAACAGGATCCAAACGACGACCTGAGCTCGGTCACGGAACAGTACCGGGTCAACGGCAACCCCGCGGAGGGGGAGGTGCCCGACGACCTCACCGACTGCACCGTGGAAGCCGCCGATTCGTGCCCGGTCACGGTCATCGTCGTCGAAGAATGA
- a CDS encoding DUF421 domain-containing protein, with translation MSDGFLQEIFFGDPAFLVRVLIVGVCAYVALVIIVRLSGKRTLSSMNAFDFIVNVAVGSILASTIVSRDVSLAEGVLALGILVVLQYAVSWSSVRSERVQKAVKSEPRLLCYDGEFLHDAMLQERITEGEIRQTLRSEGVASLESVHAIVLETNGNLSVLQKSDGMGSLVDVARPRR, from the coding sequence ATGAGCGACGGATTCCTGCAGGAGATCTTCTTCGGCGACCCTGCCTTCCTGGTGCGGGTCCTGATCGTCGGGGTATGCGCGTATGTGGCTCTCGTGATCATCGTCCGCCTCTCGGGGAAGCGGACGCTCTCGTCGATGAACGCCTTCGACTTCATCGTGAACGTGGCCGTCGGCTCGATCCTTGCCTCGACGATCGTCTCAAGGGACGTCTCGCTTGCAGAGGGGGTGCTCGCCCTCGGCATCCTGGTCGTGCTGCAGTACGCCGTCTCCTGGTCGTCCGTCCGGTCGGAGAGGGTGCAGAAGGCGGTGAAGTCGGAGCCCCGCCTCCTCTGTTATGACGGAGAGTTCCTGCATGACGCAATGCTGCAGGAGCGGATCACCGAAGGCGAGATCCGGCAGACGTTGCGGTCGGAGGGGGTTGCATCCCTCGAGAGCGTCCACGCGATCGTCCTCGAGACGAACGGGAACCTCTCGGTGCTTCAGAAGAGCGACGGCATGGGATCACTCGTCGATGTGGCGCGGCCACGCAGGTAA
- a CDS encoding M42 family metallopeptidase — MVKELLRKLSDAHGVSSSEGKIRDIVRAELAGVVDEFREDTMGNLVAVKRGGDFSIMLAAHMDEIGLMVQYIDEKGFIRVVSIGGWYGPVLYCQRVILHGKNGPVMGVLGAKPPHVMKEEERKKEVKIENMFVDVGAVSEEEVKNLGIEIGTPITIDREFTELAGTRVTGKALDNRVGVAMLIRALQQTESPHTIYGVFTVQEELGLKGAKVSAYSLNPDCAIATDVTIPGDHPGIEKKDASVEMGKGPVLVLVSASGRGLMADPRMTAWLRETAEKNDIPCQLEVGTGGNTDATIIHLERGGIPSIPFSIPARYIHSPVEVVDTADVEAGIRLLVEALKSRPAL, encoded by the coding sequence ATGGTGAAAGAGTTACTCAGGAAGCTATCCGACGCCCACGGCGTCTCGAGCAGCGAAGGAAAGATCAGGGATATCGTCAGGGCGGAGCTTGCAGGTGTCGTCGACGAGTTCCGCGAGGATACGATGGGGAACCTGGTTGCCGTGAAGCGCGGCGGCGACTTCTCGATCATGCTCGCCGCCCACATGGACGAGATCGGCCTGATGGTGCAGTACATCGACGAGAAGGGGTTCATCCGGGTCGTCTCCATCGGGGGCTGGTACGGGCCGGTGCTCTACTGCCAGCGGGTGATCCTGCACGGGAAGAACGGCCCGGTCATGGGCGTTCTCGGCGCAAAGCCTCCCCACGTCATGAAGGAGGAGGAGCGCAAGAAGGAGGTCAAGATCGAGAACATGTTCGTCGACGTGGGCGCGGTGAGCGAGGAGGAGGTGAAGAACCTCGGGATCGAGATCGGCACCCCGATCACCATCGACCGCGAGTTCACGGAACTCGCCGGCACCCGCGTCACGGGCAAAGCGCTCGATAACCGGGTCGGTGTCGCGATGCTGATCCGGGCACTGCAGCAGACCGAGTCGCCTCACACAATCTACGGCGTCTTCACCGTCCAGGAGGAACTGGGGCTCAAGGGAGCAAAGGTGAGCGCCTACTCCTTAAACCCCGACTGCGCCATCGCGACCGACGTCACCATCCCCGGCGACCATCCCGGGATCGAGAAGAAGGACGCGAGCGTCGAGATGGGCAAGGGCCCGGTTCTGGTTCTCGTCAGCGCGAGCGGGCGCGGGCTGATGGCCGATCCGAGGATGACCGCGTGGCTTCGCGAGACCGCGGAGAAGAACGACATCCCCTGCCAGCTCGAGGTCGGGACCGGCGGGAACACCGACGCGACGATCATCCACCTGGAGCGGGGCGGTATCCCGAGCATCCCGTTCTCGATCCCCGCCCGCTACATCCACTCCCCGGTCGAGGTGGTCGATACCGCCGATGTCGAGGCGGGGATCCGGCTCCTCGTCGAGGCGCTGAAGAGCAGACCCGCGCTCTAA
- a CDS encoding pyridoxal phosphate-dependent aminotransferase has translation MTEHRYADRVKGVEMSGIRKLFEAGGPDAINLGIGQPDFDTPDHIKMAAIAAIREGRTGYTPNAGIVELREAICEKLARENSLACRPDQILVTAGGSEALHLVMEALVDPGDRVLFTDPGFVSYAALAAIAGGKPEGVGLDATLHIDVERAKEQMDGARVFVLNSPANPTGAVESEESIRALVEYANDRKVTVVSDEVYEHFIYEKEHVSAARFGEDVITVNAASKTYAMTGWRVGYLAAPEDYIPEFLKVHQYAQACATSISQYAALAAYTGDQEPVVRMRNEYRARRDLLYDGLTGLGFDFPRPEGAFYMFVPMGRNLIEKAVNAGVIIVPGSAFGSRAPEYARFSYATSRENLSRAVGRLGELMG, from the coding sequence ATGACCGAACACAGATATGCCGACCGGGTCAAAGGGGTGGAGATGTCGGGGATCCGCAAGCTCTTCGAAGCCGGAGGGCCGGACGCGATCAACCTCGGCATCGGGCAGCCGGACTTCGATACCCCCGACCACATCAAGATGGCCGCGATCGCCGCCATCAGGGAGGGGAGGACCGGGTACACCCCGAACGCTGGAATCGTGGAACTCCGTGAGGCTATCTGCGAGAAACTCGCGCGTGAGAACAGCCTCGCCTGCCGGCCCGACCAGATCCTGGTCACGGCGGGGGGAAGCGAGGCGCTCCACCTCGTGATGGAGGCGCTCGTCGACCCGGGCGACCGCGTCCTCTTCACCGACCCGGGTTTCGTCTCCTACGCCGCGCTTGCGGCCATCGCCGGCGGAAAGCCCGAGGGCGTCGGGCTCGACGCGACCCTGCACATCGACGTCGAGCGGGCGAAGGAGCAGATGGACGGTGCTCGTGTCTTCGTCCTGAACTCTCCCGCGAACCCGACCGGCGCGGTCGAGAGCGAGGAGTCGATCCGCGCCCTCGTGGAGTATGCAAACGATCGTAAGGTCACTGTCGTCTCCGACGAGGTCTACGAGCACTTCATCTACGAGAAAGAGCACGTCAGTGCGGCCCGGTTCGGCGAGGACGTCATCACCGTCAACGCCGCGAGCAAGACCTACGCCATGACCGGGTGGCGGGTCGGCTACCTTGCGGCACCCGAGGACTACATCCCGGAGTTCCTCAAGGTGCACCAGTACGCCCAGGCGTGCGCGACCTCGATCTCGCAGTATGCTGCGCTCGCCGCATACACCGGCGACCAGGAGCCGGTCGTGCGGATGCGTAACGAGTACCGCGCCCGGCGCGATCTCCTCTACGACGGGCTGACCGGTCTCGGGTTCGATTTCCCCCGGCCGGAAGGCGCGTTCTACATGTTCGTCCCGATGGGGCGAAACCTTATCGAGAAGGCCGTCAATGCGGGCGTCATCATCGTGCCGGGTTCGGCGTTCGGCTCGAGGGCACCCGAATATGCGCGATTCAGCTACGCGACCTCCCGGGAGAATCTCTCCCGTGCGGTCGGGCGTCTCGGGGAACTGATGGGGTGA